The genomic stretch CGGCGGCACCGGCGCCTCGCCCTTGCGGCCGATCATGCCAAGGGTCCCGCTGAGAGCGATGTAGTTGATGTCGTGACCCGCGGCGTTCGCGTACGGGCCGTCCTGACCCCAGCCTGTCATCCGCCCGTAGACGAGGCGCGGGTTGCGCGCCATGCAGTCGTCAGGGCCGAGACCCAACCGCTCGGTGACGCCCGGGCGGAAACCCTCGATGAGCGCGTCCGCGCTCTCCACGAGGCGCAGGACCGCGTCGCGACCTTCGGGGTGCTTCAAATCCACGCCGACGGAACGCCGGCCACGCCCCAGGACATCGGCGAACGGCGGCGATGCGCCCTCCCGGACTGCAGCGGCGCGATCGACCCGCAGCACCTCGGCGCCCATGTCGGCCAGCATCATGCCGGCGAACGGCCCGGGGCCGATGCCGGCAAGCTCGACAACCCGGTATCCCTTCAGCGGTCCTGCCACGTGACTCCCTCCCGAACCCGCAGGCCTGCTCGGCGCGGCGCGGGGTCTTTTTCCGACCTGATACTTACCGGCCCGGGATCCGGGCCGCCAACGCACGCATCCGGCCGATCGCGCCGGGCGTCCTCGTTCCCCACCAGAAAAGATCCCGGCCGTCGACGAACTCCACGCGCGCAACCTCTTCCAGCTCCGCGCGGTGACGCTCCGAGAAGCGGTACGGCTCCGAGGGGGCGAGCACCACGTCGGGCTCCCGCGCCCGCGCTTCGTCGATCGTGACGGTCGGGTAGCGCTCCGATTCGGCTGAGCAGACGTTATCGAGACCTGCATGCGCGAGCAGATCCGACCCGTAGGTGTCGCCGTTGACCGTCATCCAAGGACGGCGCCAGATGGGAACCCAGACCCGCACCACCGGCGGGTCCGGTTCCTCCGGCCGGTCCGATCTCGATCGGACACCGACGATCCCCGCCAGTTGGTCCAACGCGACGGCCGCCCCGGCGAGGTTCCGCACGCACGTCGCGTGAACGACGACCCCCGCGTCACGCAACGCCCGCGCGTCCTCGATGCGGTTCTCCTCCTCGTCCATGAAGACGACGTCGGGACCAAGAGAGACGATCGAACCGATATCCGGGTTCTTCGTCCCGCCGACCGTCTTCAACCCGTCCGTTTCGCAGAATCGCGTCACCGCGACGGGTGTCACGCCCCAGCTCAGCAAGGTCTCCGTGACAGAAGGTACGAGGCTGACGACGCGGGGCGGGTCGTTCACATGCGGTCCAGCAGCTGCGCCTTCTTCTGCTCGAAGTCGGCATCGGATATCACTCCCCGCCGGCGGAGCTGGTCGAGCTGGTCGATCTGCTCGGGAATCGACGATCCGTGGCTCGGCGGGAGCTGCACAGGTTGGACTTTGCGCACGCCGTCCATCAGCCGGAATATCTCGTTCTGGACCCGAGCGGGGCGGGGGAGGTCGGGGAAGTATTCGGGCGAGTCCTTGCCCGGCGATTCCACCAGTACGCAGCCCGCGCCGATCACCCGCTCGAACAACGACTGCCGGTAGCTGATGTCGCTCAAACCCATCAACGGGATCTCGCGGCTCGTGCGCGACAGAACACCTCGGCGCTCGATGAGGCGGCTGGTCGTGAGAATGAACCTCGAGGTCCGCCACCTCAGGTAGCGGAGCAGCAGCCATCCCGCGCTGGCGACGAGCGCCGCCACCACCGCCCAGCCGGCCGCGGGAGGCGCCGATTCGGCCAATGCCGCTATGGCGCCGGCAATTACAGCAACGATCGTGGCCACCGGCCCGGCGAGGTACCACCAGTGCGGGTGGAGGTCGAGGACAACCTCCTCGCCTTCGTTGAGTCGGCGGCTTCGCAGAGCCATGTACGAGAAACTAACCCCCGCAGCATGCTCCGGAAGAACGGGAAGCGGTGAATCGCCAAGGTTCTTGACGCCAAGGGTGGTCAAAGGGCATAGTCCTGGCCTCGACAGGTGCCCGGTTGCAGCGCCGGCTCGATGATTCGGGGGGATCATCGCCAGGCGCGCAACCGGCGCCTTTCGTTTTGCGGACCGGTGGACAACCGCCGCAGGGGGATCCACCAGATCGTCACACCCCTTCCGTATCTTCGCCCCGGTGAGTTTCACGCCACCGCTGGACGAGATCCTGTCGGGCTTGACCGACGCTCAGGTGGCGGCGGTGACGAGCGAGGCACAGCCTTTGTGTGTCGTGGCTTCAGCCGGGTCCGGCAAGACCCGGGTGCTCACGAGGCGGATCGCGTACCGGATTGCCGTCGGCAGCGCGAGCCCGGTGCACTCGCTCTCGCTGACCTTCACCCGCAAGGCCGCCGGCGAGTTGCAGTCGAGGCTGCGTGCTCTCGGCATGCGCGAGCACGTCTCCGCGGGGACCTTCCACGCGCTCGCGTCGGCGCAGCTGCAACGCTGGTGGGCGGACCGGCGCAAGCAGCCTCCCGTTCTGCTCGAGCGCAAGGCGCGTGTCCTGGGGCCGCTCGTTTCATCGCGCCCCGGTCTCGCCGGCGCGTCCCTGTCGGACCTGGCGGGCCACATCGAATGGGCGAAGGCAAGATTGGTGAGCCCCGAGGACTTCGAAGCCGCCGCTCATGAAGAGCGCCGTCAGATGCCCGCTGGCGCGCGGGCGGCAGATATCGCGGCGCTCTATGCCCGCTACGAGCACGAGAAGCTGCGACGGGGTCTCGTTGACTTCGACGACCTGCTCTCCCAATGCGCTGCCGCGATCGAGTCGGATCCGCAGTTCGCCGGCGCTCAACGGTGGAAGTGGAGGCATCTCTTCGTCGACGAATTCCAGGACCTCAACCCTCTGCAGCACCGGCTCCTGCTCGCCTGGCTCGGCACCTCCGACGACCTGTTCGTCGTCGGAGACCCGAACCAAGCCATCTACGGCTGGAACGGCGCCGACCCGAGCCTGCTCGCCGGGTTCTCGCGGCGGTGGCCGCAGGGCGATGTGGTGCACCTGGACCACAACCATCGCTGCACGCCGCAGGTGGTTGCGGCCGCAGCGCGGGTCCTTGGCCCGGCCGGTGATCGATTGCGGTCTGCCGGGGAGGAGGGCCCCGAGCCGAGGGTGCGGTCGTTTGCCTCGGATGCCGCCGAGGCGAGAGGTATAGCGGCGGAGCTGGTGAGGGCCCACGACGCCGGCCGCCCGTGGACGTCGATGGCGGTGTTGACCAGGACCAACGCGCAGTTGGTGACGATCGGGGATGCCCTGGAAGCGGCCGGCGTGCCGTTCTGGGCGCCGGGCCGGAAGGCGCTGTTGCAGGAGCCGATCACTCGAGAAGTGATGCGCTGGGCGGCCGGCGAGGGCGGCCGCTCTCTACAGACGCTGGCCGCGGACCTCGAGGACCTCGCCGGCGGCGAGGATCGTGTGGGCCTGCGCATGGAGCGGTCTCTCGACGAGGTGGAGCGCTCGGCCGTTTCGGCACTGGCGGGCCTGGCGCGGGCGTTCCAACGGCAGGACACCGCCGCCACCGCACGCCAGTGGCTCTCCTGGCTACCGACCGCCCTGCGCGACGACGCTGGCCCGGAGGGGCCGCGTGATGCCGTCACGCTTTGCTCGTTCCATCGGGCCAAAGGTCTGGAATGGGAGGCCGTGTGGGTGGCGGGGCTGGAGGCGGGCCTGGTGCCGATCGCACGTGCCGCCGCCAGGAGTGCCGGACCAGCCGTGGGCGGCCGTGACCACCAGTTGGCCGAAGAGCGCCGGCTGCTCTACGTCGCCCTGACGCGGGCAGCCCGGGAGCTGCACTGCTCTTGGGCGCGGACCCGCACGTTCGGTTCGCGTCCGGTCCCGCGGGAGCCCTCCGCCTGGCTGGACGCGGTGTGCCCCGGGGCGGCGTCGGCCGGCGATCCCGCCCGACGCGGCCCCGCGGAAGTCACCACCGCCGAGTGGCGACGCCGGATCCGTGAGCAGCGCGAGCGCTTGGCCGGCCAGGGGCCGGCCCACGACCGGATCCCCCACGAACGGCCACAGCGGCGCAGCGCCGCCACTGCCATCCGCCTTCCGGATCCCGACCAGCACACGGTGGATGCTCTGCGGTCGTGGCGATCCGAGACGGCCAGGGCATCGGGGGTCCCCGCCTACGTGGTAATGCACGACACCACGCTGAAAGCACTGGCCTCGCTGCGTCCGGCGAACCTCGACGAGCTGCTCACCGTCCCTGGACTCGGGCCCATCAAGGCCGACCGGTACGGGCCCGCCCTGCTGGCACTGGTCGCCGACCAGGCGGCTACCGCCTGAAACTCGCTTCTGCTTCGACCGGCTTGCCACAAAGGACCTCCCAGTTCCCGCGATTGGGTCTCCCGCGCCGGGCCCCTTGGGGATAACCTGGCAAACCGTGAGCGCCTGGTATTCCATCGAGGTCTTCGACGGCGCCGCCCCGGCTTTGGTTTGGGCCGAGGCGTACCGCGACGCCTTGATCGAGGCCGCGCTCACCCATGGCGCCACGGACTGGTCCTGGCACCGGCACACATGGGGCGTGGTCTTCGAGGTCTCGTTCGCCGACGAGCAGGCGTGGGAGTCCTACGCGAACCTGCCGGTCGTGACAGCAGCGCTCGACGCCGTACCCGACCCGGTGACGGGGCTGATCGTCTACAAGGGTCGTGGCGGCAGTTCGGGGGCGTCTTTTCCCCGACGGCCACGGCCGCTCGCGGGTTCGGGGTCCGCCGCCCTACCCCTGCCTTGGGATTTCACCGTCGACGAGGTGCAGTCCTCCTCGCCGATCGCGCTGCCGCGGCCGATGTTGGCCGACGTAGGGGCGTATCGCCGCTAGACAACCGGCGCTTACTCGGTAGGCCAGAGGGCGGCCCCGCTACTCGCCGTGGCGCTCTCTCAACGCTGCCAGAGCCGCGAACCGTTCGGGGCTTACCGTGATGAACAGCCCAGTAGCCTCCGCTGTCACCTCGCCTTTCGCAATGACGATCGCCGACGTCGTCACCTTCCGGCCGCTAACCGATTCGAGGCGACCCTCCCAGCGGAGGTCGGTGTGCAGCGGCGTCGGACGGCGGTAGCGGACCGTAAGTGTCCCGGTCATCCCGACCTGGCCTGACAGTGACTGCGTGAGACCGAGAACCTCGTCGAACGCAGCCGCCACCAACCCGCCGTGCACGCACCCCGGCGGACCCTCGTACGCCGAGCCGAACCGTCCTCGCCCGACGACGATGTCGTCCTCCACGTCAAGGATCAGCGGGGGCGCGAGCGGGTTCGACGCTCCCAACAGGGGGGACCAGTCGAAATGCGCCGGGTCGTGGCCCAGACCGGACGCCTCCGCCAACCCCTCGTACCGGCGGCTCGCGCCGTAGCCCTCGAGCCGTGACACGACGCTCGACATCAGCTCGGCGACCTCGGCGAGCACCTCCGGAGGCGCCGGCGTAGCAGTGAGCAGGTCGATCGCACGCCGGAACGACTCCCCTACCTCGCGTGCAGAGGCCGCCCTCTTGTCGACACGTATGGCGCGCGCCTCTTCGAGCTGCTCCTGCAAACGCCGCGCCAACGACGGATCCACTCCGTCATACGGCCATCCAGTTCCACCTTCAGCCTGCTCCTTGTCGCCCGTCACGCGGCCTCCGCTTCGATGTCGACGAACACCGGGGCGTGATCCGACGGCTGCTTGCCCTTGCGAGCATTGCGGTCCACGAGCGCCCAGCTGACCCGGTCCACCAGCGACTTCGACAACAGGACCAGGTCTATCCGCATGCCCCGGTGCTCGTGGAAGTCGCCGGCGCGGTAGTCCCAGTACGAATACAGCCGGTCCTGCGCCCACCGCCGGCGGAAGGCGTCCTCCAACCCCCATGACTCGAGCTCCTGCAGCACCTTCCGCTCGGGCTCGCTGACGTGCGTGGACCCGACGAACGCCTCCGGCTTCCAAACGTCAGCGTCCGCCGGGGCGATGTTGAAATCGCCGCAAACTGCAACCTCGTCGCCGGGCGCGCTCAGCAGGTCGAGGTGCCGGCGCAGCTTCGCCAGCCACTCGAGCTTGTAGACGTAGTGGTCGGAGTCGAGGCTGCGTCCGTTGGGCACGTACACGCTCGTCACCGAGACCCCGAAGGTGCGAGCAGTCACCAATCTCGTATCGGAATCCGGTTCGATGGTGTCGGCGAACCCGAAGGTGGTCTCCTCGATCGTCTCGCGCGACAGGATCGCCACGCCGTTCCACTGGCCGTCGCCGTGGTGCACGCTCTCGTAACCGAGCGACGAGAAGGCCATGTGCGGGAAAGCGGCATCGGCCAGCTTGGTTTCCTGCAGGCAGACCACGTCCGGGCGGGCGTACGCGAGCCACTCCTCGACCCTCGGCAGGCGCGCCTTCAGCGAGTTGACGTTCCAGGTGGCTATCCGCATGGCCGCGCCATCGTAGGGAAAAGACGGCGCGGCTCCCGACTTACGTCGGCGACAGCCGCTTCCCCGGGCGCTTGGCGACCGGGGAGGCCCTCTCGGCAGCCGCCTTCTCGACGACCGCCGGGGTCTTCTTGCCAGCGGCGTTCTTCGCCGCCGCCTGCCTGGTGGGCTCGTTCTTCTTGGCGGCCGGGGCCTTCTTGACGGGCGCAGCCTTCTTGACGGGCGCAGCCTTCTTGACGGGCGCGGCCTTCTTGGCGGCTTGGGCCCTCGCGGGTTCGGCCGTCTCCGCCGCCGCCTTCTCCGCCGCCGCCTTCTTCGCCGCTCCCGCCCTCTTGGGGGCTGCAGCCTTCTTGGCCGGAGCCGGCTCGTCGGATGCGGCCACCTTCTTGGCCGGCCGCTTCTCCGCCGCCGTCTTCTTCGCGCCTGCCTTCTTCGCCGCCGCCTTCTTCGCGGCTGCCTTCTTCACGCCGGTCTTCTTGGCGCCCCTCGCCGGCAACGGGTGAATCTCGGCTTCGACTGTCTCCTCGGTCGGCGAACCTGCCACCTTCTCGAAGCCGGGAAGCGCAAGTTCGATACCGCGCCGCTGCGGATCGAAGGCCTGGACTACGAAAGTCCGCTCCTCCCCCTTCGACACGACCTCTCGCGCCCGCCTCGGAGGTGGTTCACCCATCGCCGACAGCGGCACGTAGCAGCGAGCCCCGAAGGCGTCCACGAACGCGCCATGCGAGGAGAACTCCGCAACCTGGCCGGACACCTCGCTCCCCAAGGGGTGGGCTGCGATGAACGTGATGAACGGCAACGGCTCGTTCACCGGCTCCGCCGGCGGAGCGACTGAACGCCTCCGGCGTGAACGCTTCCCATCGTCGGGCTTGACCGCCTCTTGCGTGGCACGAGCGATCGCCTGGTCGACCTTCTTGTCGCGCGGCTTGATCTTCGGCGCCACGGTTTCCAAGCCGCCGCCGGCCTCAGCCTTCTTCTTACGCTTCGCCTCCTTGGTCACCTCGCGGCTCTTCTGGCCGCGGACCGGGGTCCGGTCCATGAAGATCCAGCCGACGCCGGGCACCGGTTTACCGCCGATCAGGCGGTCTTTGTCGAAGAGCCACTGGTGCTCGACGTGGAACTCCTGGAACGAGTCGTTCGATAGGACGGTCGCGCCGATCTTCTCCGCTATTCGCAGCAGGAAGGCGTCGCCCCTCCCTACGGCGCCCGCCGGCGGGGACACGATCTCGCCGGCCGCCTCGGCTTCCTCGAACATCGGGAGTTCGGACGGATCGACGCGGTGCCCGAACGACGCGTCCACCACGACGGTCACGACGTCGTGGGGATTCTCGGCGACGAACTCGCGTACAGCCTGGTCGAGCTGCGCGAGGCTCGGCAGCGAACGACCCTCCGTCGCGATGTTCGACCCGTCTACGACAACATGGCGGGGGCTCATGACTTCCCTAGAGTCAAGCAGCCCCGCCACTTGCGACAGTGGAACCCCCTGACCCTAGAGTCCTCGCCCGTGTCAGAGACAACTGTCCGGGCGGTGCTTTGGGACTTCGGCGGGGTGCTCACCACCAGCCCTTTCGACGCGTTCGCCGCGTACGAAGAGGCGAGCGGGCTGCCCGCCGGCGTCATCCGGCAGTTGAACGCGACCAACCCCGACAGCAACGCGTGGGCGCGCTTCGAGCGCGGCGAACTGGACGTCGACTCGTTCGTCACGGTGTTCGAGGCCGAAGCGGCCGCCGTTGGCCACCGGGTCGACGCTTTGCAGGTGCTCGCAAGCCTTCGCGGCGAGCTGCGCCCGGCGATGGTCGAGGCGCTGCGGCGCTGCCACGACCGTCTCCTGACCGGCCTGCTAACCAACAACTTCGAACCTGCCTCCGGGAACGCTGCGGGCTACAGCGCGGTGTTCGATCTCTTCCACGCCGTCGTCCAGTCCTCGGAGGTCGGCCACCGCAAGCCGGACCCCGGGTTCTACAAGTTGGCCTGCGAGAAGCTCGCGATCGAGCCAGATGAGGCGGTCTTCCTCGACGACCTGGGCGTGAACCTCAAGCCGGCCAGGGCGATGGGGATGCGCACCATCAAGGTCGTGGACCCCGATGCCGCGATCGACGAACTCGAGTCGGTGGTGGGTTTCCCCCTGCGCTGAGCCGCGTGGCTCGACGGCTGCGAGAGTCAGCTCCCGCGGCGGGAAGCCAACGGCGGACTGGGTAGGTTAGCTATCCCATTTCGATACTTAACCTACCCACTTGCGGGCGCAATGACCCTCGCCGGATCGGCCAGGGTGGCCGGATCGGCGGCAGCCAAGCGCCGGCGGGACAGTTCAGCCGAGTGCCCGCTCCAGCAGATCCTCCTGCTCGAGTTCGTGCATGGCGTGGCTGCCGGTCGCCGGCGACCCCGACGCCACCCGGCTCACCCGTTCCAGCTTGAAGTCGCCGCCGAGCATGGTGTCCAGCCGGTCGCGGACAAACGTCCAGGCACCCATGTTCTCGGGCTCCTCCTGCAGCCACACCACCTCGGAGGCCCGCTCGTATCCGGCGACCGCCGCCGCGATCTGGTCGGCGGGCCAGGGGTGCAGCTGCTCGACCCGCACGATGGCGATGTCGCTGCGGCCACCCTTGTCGCGGGCACCGATCACGTCTAGGGCGACCTTCCCCGACGCCAGCAACACCCGCCTCACCGACTCGCGGTCGCCC from Acidimicrobiales bacterium encodes the following:
- a CDS encoding helical backbone metal receptor, with amino-acid sequence MNDPPRVVSLVPSVTETLLSWGVTPVAVTRFCETDGLKTVGGTKNPDIGSIVSLGPDVVFMDEEENRIEDARALRDAGVVVHATCVRNLAGAAVALDQLAGIVGVRSRSDRPEEPDPPVVRVWVPIWRRPWMTVNGDTYGSDLLAHAGLDNVCSAESERYPTVTIDEARAREPDVVLAPSEPYRFSERHRAELEEVARVEFVDGRDLFWWGTRTPGAIGRMRALAARIPGR
- a CDS encoding PH domain-containing protein codes for the protein MALRSRRLNEGEEVVLDLHPHWWYLAGPVATIVAVIAGAIAALAESAPPAAGWAVVAALVASAGWLLLRYLRWRTSRFILTTSRLIERRGVLSRTSREIPLMGLSDISYRQSLFERVIGAGCVLVESPGKDSPEYFPDLPRPARVQNEIFRLMDGVRKVQPVQLPPSHGSSIPEQIDQLDQLRRRGVISDADFEQKKAQLLDRM
- a CDS encoding ATP-dependent DNA helicase UvrD2, coding for MSFTPPLDEILSGLTDAQVAAVTSEAQPLCVVASAGSGKTRVLTRRIAYRIAVGSASPVHSLSLTFTRKAAGELQSRLRALGMREHVSAGTFHALASAQLQRWWADRRKQPPVLLERKARVLGPLVSSRPGLAGASLSDLAGHIEWAKARLVSPEDFEAAAHEERRQMPAGARAADIAALYARYEHEKLRRGLVDFDDLLSQCAAAIESDPQFAGAQRWKWRHLFVDEFQDLNPLQHRLLLAWLGTSDDLFVVGDPNQAIYGWNGADPSLLAGFSRRWPQGDVVHLDHNHRCTPQVVAAAARVLGPAGDRLRSAGEEGPEPRVRSFASDAAEARGIAAELVRAHDAGRPWTSMAVLTRTNAQLVTIGDALEAAGVPFWAPGRKALLQEPITREVMRWAAGEGGRSLQTLAADLEDLAGGEDRVGLRMERSLDEVERSAVSALAGLARAFQRQDTAATARQWLSWLPTALRDDAGPEGPRDAVTLCSFHRAKGLEWEAVWVAGLEAGLVPIARAAARSAGPAVGGRDHQLAEERRLLYVALTRAARELHCSWARTRTFGSRPVPREPSAWLDAVCPGAASAGDPARRGPAEVTTAEWRRRIREQRERLAGQGPAHDRIPHERPQRRSAATAIRLPDPDQHTVDALRSWRSETARASGVPAYVVMHDTTLKALASLRPANLDELLTVPGLGPIKADRYGPALLALVADQAATA
- a CDS encoding PaaI family thioesterase, which translates into the protein MTGDKEQAEGGTGWPYDGVDPSLARRLQEQLEEARAIRVDKRAASAREVGESFRRAIDLLTATPAPPEVLAEVAELMSSVVSRLEGYGASRRYEGLAEASGLGHDPAHFDWSPLLGASNPLAPPLILDVEDDIVVGRGRFGSAYEGPPGCVHGGLVAAAFDEVLGLTQSLSGQVGMTGTLTVRYRRPTPLHTDLRWEGRLESVSGRKVTTSAIVIAKGEVTAEATGLFITVSPERFAALAALRERHGE
- a CDS encoding exodeoxyribonuclease III, translated to MRIATWNVNSLKARLPRVEEWLAYARPDVVCLQETKLADAAFPHMAFSSLGYESVHHGDGQWNGVAILSRETIEETTFGFADTIEPDSDTRLVTARTFGVSVTSVYVPNGRSLDSDHYVYKLEWLAKLRRHLDLLSAPGDEVAVCGDFNIAPADADVWKPEAFVGSTHVSEPERKVLQELESWGLEDAFRRRWAQDRLYSYWDYRAGDFHEHRGMRIDLVLLSKSLVDRVSWALVDRNARKGKQPSDHAPVFVDIEAEAA
- a CDS encoding S1 RNA-binding domain-containing protein — its product is MSPRHVVVDGSNIATEGRSLPSLAQLDQAVREFVAENPHDVVTVVVDASFGHRVDPSELPMFEEAEAAGEIVSPPAGAVGRGDAFLLRIAEKIGATVLSNDSFQEFHVEHQWLFDKDRLIGGKPVPGVGWIFMDRTPVRGQKSREVTKEAKRKKKAEAGGGLETVAPKIKPRDKKVDQAIARATQEAVKPDDGKRSRRRRSVAPPAEPVNEPLPFITFIAAHPLGSEVSGQVAEFSSHGAFVDAFGARCYVPLSAMGEPPPRRAREVVSKGEERTFVVQAFDPQRRGIELALPGFEKVAGSPTEETVEAEIHPLPARGAKKTGVKKAAAKKAAAKKAGAKKTAAEKRPAKKVAASDEPAPAKKAAAPKRAGAAKKAAAEKAAAETAEPARAQAAKKAAPVKKAAPVKKAAPVKKAPAAKKNEPTRQAAAKNAAGKKTPAVVEKAAAERASPVAKRPGKRLSPT
- a CDS encoding HAD-IA family hydrolase; protein product: MSETTVRAVLWDFGGVLTTSPFDAFAAYEEASGLPAGVIRQLNATNPDSNAWARFERGELDVDSFVTVFEAEAAAVGHRVDALQVLASLRGELRPAMVEALRRCHDRLLTGLLTNNFEPASGNAAGYSAVFDLFHAVVQSSEVGHRKPDPGFYKLACEKLAIEPDEAVFLDDLGVNLKPARAMGMRTIKVVDPDAAIDELESVVGFPLR